A section of the Meles meles chromosome 8, mMelMel3.1 paternal haplotype, whole genome shotgun sequence genome encodes:
- the LOC123948947 gene encoding olfactory receptor 8B3-like, with product MSQRKMPPENASFVTEFILVGLTDLPDLQLPLFCLFLLMYVVTVLGNLCLITLILLNAHLHTPMYFFLFNLSFIDLCYSSVYTPKMLINFISKKNIISYRGCMTQLYFFCGFGISEAYVLTSMAYDRYVAICNPLLYNVAMSPKVCSILMLGSYLVSFSGAMAHTGCMLRLTFCDANTINHYLCDILPLLQLSCTSTYVNELVVFIVEGINVIVPSVTIFVSYGFILSSILRISPTEGRSKAFSTCSSHIIAVSLFFGSSAFMYLKPSSAGSMDEGKISSVFYTNVVPMMNPFIYSLRNKDIKHAVKKTLNQIQF from the exons atgtcccag AGAAAAATGCCTCCTGAAAATGCTTCCTTTGTGACTGAATTCATTCTTGTGGGGCTAACAGACTTACCAGATCTCCAGCTCCCCCTGTTCTGCCTGTTTCTACTCATGTATGTGGTCACTGTGTTGGGAAATTTATGCTTGATAACTCTAATCCTGTTGAATGCACACctgcacacccccatgtactttttcctcttcaatttgtCCTTCATAGACCTCTGTTATTCTTCTGTGTATACACCCAAAATGCTGATTAACTTCATATCTAAGAAAAATATTATCTCCTACAGGGGATGCATGACCCAGCTTTActttttctgtggttttggcaTTTCTGAAGCTTATGTGCTGACATCAATGGCCtatgatcgctatgtggccatctgtaacccaCTCTTATATAATGTTGCCATGTCCCCCAAAGTGTGTTCCATCCTTATGCTTGGTTCATACTTGGTGTCATTTTCGGGTGCCATGGCTCACACAGGATGCATGCTGAGACTGACCTTCTGTGATGCAAACACCATCAACCATTATTTGTGTGacattctccctctgctccagctctCCTGCACCAGCACCTATGTGAATGAGCTGGTGGTTTTCATTGTGGAGGGCATCAATGTGATTGTGCCCAGTGTCACCATCTTTGTCTCCTATGGTTTCATCCTGTCCAGCATCCTGCGCATCAGCCCCACTGAGGGCAGGTCCAAAGCTTTCAGCACGTGCAGCTCCCACATAattgctgtttctctcttctttggatCCAGTGCATTTATGTATCTTAAACCATCTTCTGCTGGGTCTATGGATGAGGGAAAAATCTCCTCTGTCTTTTATACCAATGTGGTTCCCATGATGAACCCTTTCATTTACAGCTTgagaaacaaagacattaaaCATGCTGTGAAGAAAACTCTAAATCAGATACAGTTTTGA